A single region of the Thermococcus paralvinellae genome encodes:
- the dph2 gene encoding diphthamide biosynthesis enzyme Dph2, producing the protein MHEIPFEEILQNLRELIAKKVLIQTPEGLKREAQALAEFLEKNGIEVIISGDINYGACDLADKEAKMLGCDVLIHLGHSYMQLNLEVPTIFVPAFAKVDVVKVLEKNLDEIKKLGKKIALVTTVQHIRDLERAKAFLEEKGFQVFIGEGDNRVSFSGQVLGCNFTTAKVGEEVDGILFIGAGYFHPIGVALATKKPTLAINPYSGDFAWMDKEVEKIVRKRWGMIARAYDAKKFGIIISTKKGQLRLGEAKRIMKLLKEHGREAQLIAMNYISPEALDGFDFDAYVVVACPRVPIDDAERWRKPVLTPPEVKLLLGLREGYEFDEILGGKRGKDEPLGISLKLPKR; encoded by the coding sequence ATGCACGAGATACCCTTTGAGGAAATACTACAGAATCTTAGAGAACTAATTGCTAAAAAAGTCCTTATTCAAACTCCAGAGGGGTTAAAGAGAGAAGCACAGGCTTTGGCCGAATTTTTAGAGAAAAATGGGATTGAAGTAATAATAAGTGGTGATATAAATTATGGAGCTTGCGATTTAGCAGATAAAGAAGCTAAGATGCTCGGCTGTGATGTTCTGATTCACTTAGGTCATTCTTACATGCAGCTTAACCTGGAAGTCCCAACTATATTTGTACCAGCTTTTGCCAAAGTTGATGTTGTGAAAGTCCTTGAGAAAAACCTCGATGAAATCAAAAAGCTTGGCAAGAAAATTGCTCTTGTAACCACAGTTCAGCACATAAGGGATTTGGAAAGAGCAAAAGCATTTTTAGAAGAGAAGGGCTTTCAAGTTTTTATTGGTGAAGGAGATAACAGAGTTTCATTCTCTGGACAGGTTTTGGGGTGCAACTTTACAACGGCAAAGGTTGGAGAAGAGGTTGATGGGATTTTATTCATTGGCGCTGGCTATTTTCACCCAATTGGCGTTGCTTTAGCCACAAAAAAGCCAACTTTAGCTATCAACCCTTACAGTGGAGACTTCGCTTGGATGGACAAGGAAGTAGAAAAGATTGTGAGAAAAAGGTGGGGGATGATTGCTAGGGCTTATGATGCTAAGAAATTTGGCATAATAATAAGCACAAAGAAGGGACAACTGCGCTTGGGGGAAGCTAAGAGAATAATGAAACTTTTGAAAGAGCATGGGAGAGAAGCCCAGCTGATAGCAATGAACTACATAAGTCCAGAAGCTTTGGATGGCTTTGATTTTGATGCTTACGTTGTTGTTGCCTGTCCGAGGGTTCCAATAGACGATGCAGAGAGGTGGAGAAAGCCTGTGCTAACTCCTCCAGAGGTCAAACTGTTGCTCGGCTTGAGAGAAGGGTATGAGTTTGATGAAATTCTTGGAGGGAAAAGAGGGAAGGATGAGCCTTTGGGAATAAGCTTAAAGCTTCCAAAGAGGTGA
- a CDS encoding YiiX/YebB-like N1pC/P60 family cysteine hydrolase, which translates to MRKSAIILAMLMVFTMIGSPVSASSLGSGTYYHPYPTGVIPGDIVIGHNPTSDLIIPGYWTHTGMIAYYDYSLGEWIVVEATFDGVVLHTLSEFLARYDTVAVLRVNTNDYVRQNAVQFALAQLGKPYDYAWYTKQVYGDSYYCSELVWASYIAAGGPDIDANPGWSWTYAYGVAPQEVYDDSDTYVIYYHSA; encoded by the coding sequence ATGAGGAAAAGTGCTATAATATTAGCCATGCTTATGGTATTTACTATGATAGGAAGTCCAGTTTCAGCATCAAGTCTTGGAAGCGGTACCTATTACCACCCATACCCAACCGGAGTAATCCCCGGCGACATTGTCATTGGTCACAATCCAACCAGTGATCTAATTATTCCAGGATACTGGACACACACTGGAATGATAGCGTACTATGACTACTCGCTTGGAGAGTGGATAGTAGTCGAAGCAACGTTTGACGGGGTTGTACTTCATACTCTATCAGAATTCCTAGCTAGATACGACACAGTTGCAGTCCTTAGAGTAAACACAAACGATTATGTAAGGCAGAACGCTGTCCAGTTTGCTCTTGCTCAGCTTGGAAAGCCATATGACTATGCATGGTACACAAAACAAGTTTATGGAGATTCTTACTACTGTTCAGAGCTTGTATGGGCATCATATATCGCAGCTGGTGGTCCAGACATTGACGCTAATCCAGGATGGAGCTGGACATACGCATACGGAGTTGCTCCACAGGAAGTTTATGACGACAGTGATACCTATGTAATTTACTACCACTCTGCCTGA
- a CDS encoding DUF3887 domain-containing protein produces MRKVVLVFIVTMLALNVLAQQPYDEIAKAVFESLKTGSYSILEPYLDERMKEAFNEKAFNALREQMISKYGNLESFEFVEEGKTEKFILRHYRFEFEKADVTLKLVFREANGEYKLSGLWIQKVIWKEKGITLPLAVGLPILGGILALLTFYTAGFKKIKGAELILGVFLVAITLFIQPIIQQAPFLALGIKSNDDVVAKGFSFIVITAIWLGFVAGFFQEGLKYAFVRNKTLKEALFVGIGFGLGEAVLMPLLQVVQSFILGGLPPIQLRQALLGLFERYIATLFHAGTTVILAYAYKNGFGRKALVILSVVHGVIDAFAAYYQLTSSRISLITTYGVIMVTTFVLLWYCIPKAKLEREEEKVVW; encoded by the coding sequence ATGAGAAAGGTTGTGTTAGTTTTTATCGTAACAATGCTCGCTCTCAATGTCCTTGCTCAACAACCCTATGATGAGATCGCAAAAGCAGTTTTTGAAAGCCTAAAAACTGGAAGCTACTCAATTCTCGAGCCATATTTGGACGAAAGGATGAAAGAGGCCTTTAATGAAAAAGCCTTCAATGCTTTAAGAGAGCAGATGATTTCAAAATATGGCAATCTCGAAAGCTTTGAATTTGTTGAAGAAGGAAAAACAGAAAAATTCATTCTAAGGCATTATCGTTTTGAATTCGAAAAAGCTGATGTTACACTAAAGCTTGTTTTTAGAGAAGCCAATGGTGAATACAAGCTTTCTGGACTCTGGATTCAGAAAGTTATCTGGAAGGAAAAAGGGATTACCCTTCCACTGGCAGTCGGTTTACCTATTTTGGGTGGAATTTTAGCTCTGTTAACATTCTACACTGCTGGATTCAAAAAAATCAAAGGAGCAGAATTAATTTTAGGCGTCTTTTTGGTTGCAATAACACTTTTCATTCAGCCAATAATTCAGCAAGCTCCATTCTTGGCTCTGGGAATTAAATCAAATGATGATGTAGTCGCCAAGGGATTCAGTTTCATCGTTATCACAGCGATTTGGCTTGGATTTGTTGCCGGATTCTTCCAAGAGGGATTGAAGTATGCCTTTGTGAGAAACAAGACACTTAAAGAAGCACTCTTTGTTGGAATCGGATTTGGACTTGGTGAAGCAGTTTTAATGCCGTTGCTTCAAGTAGTCCAAAGCTTTATTCTAGGAGGTTTACCTCCAATCCAGCTAAGGCAGGCACTGCTAGGATTATTTGAAAGATACATAGCAACACTTTTCCATGCGGGAACTACTGTAATATTAGCGTACGCTTATAAGAATGGATTTGGAAGGAAAGCGTTAGTTATCCTAAGCGTTGTTCACGGCGTTATTGATGCATTTGCCGCATACTATCAGCTCACGAGCTCCCGGATAAGCTTAATAACAACCTATGGGGTTATCATGGTGACAACATTTGTACTGCTATGGTATTGTATTCCAAAAGCGAAATTAGAGAGGGAGGAAGAAAAGGTTGTTTGGTGA
- a CDS encoding PadR family transcriptional regulator, giving the protein MFGDPKEKALKKLRKELRAGTYSFIILSILEDKGDMHGYAIRKEFEKLSDGKIVPSEGTLYDLLKSLEKYKLIEGFWAEVGGRARKYYRITPLGKKVLGELRKEVEFVNRIMKKLMGDEFGWN; this is encoded by the coding sequence TTGTTTGGTGATCCGAAAGAGAAAGCCCTAAAAAAGCTGAGAAAGGAGCTTAGGGCTGGCACTTACTCCTTTATCATTCTATCTATCCTTGAGGATAAAGGGGATATGCACGGTTATGCAATCAGGAAGGAGTTTGAAAAATTGAGCGATGGAAAGATTGTGCCAAGTGAGGGGACTCTCTATGACCTACTCAAGAGTTTGGAGAAATACAAGCTAATTGAAGGTTTTTGGGCTGAGGTTGGGGGAAGGGCCAGGAAATATTACCGGATAACTCCCCTTGGAAAGAAGGTTCTTGGAGAGCTTAGAAAGGAGGTAGAATTTGTTAATCGCATTATGAAAAAGCTGATGGGTGATGAATTTGGATGGAATTGA
- a CDS encoding SdpI family protein, protein MNLDGIEIMNMMFEMFLAVTMFIAGLLTYLFRNEPNKAIGFRFGYTFASKEAWVKVNTFGGKAFIAFGILLFILSLKIHNILIFTIIAVAGILLITAVGYKMAKEIVEKESIIEPAIGEPKPIEGIDVKPYLLIQISILALSLGFLAFSWNKLPDTVAIHFNIAGEPDNFAQKTLGVFLFPLAMSLLPIALTYLAKDPMIIRVAPKTSKKALKVFAEMMTLVEVMLVWANVYIILYNAYGFHSNTLLSTTIFSGIALLFIETFRLLLAAGTLEQEK, encoded by the coding sequence ATGAATTTGGATGGAATTGAGATAATGAACATGATGTTTGAAATGTTCCTTGCTGTCACGATGTTTATAGCCGGCCTGCTGACTTATCTCTTCAGAAACGAGCCAAACAAAGCAATAGGCTTTCGCTTTGGTTACACTTTTGCATCCAAAGAGGCATGGGTAAAGGTAAACACCTTCGGCGGAAAAGCTTTCATAGCTTTTGGTATTCTGCTTTTCATTCTGAGCCTTAAAATCCATAATATACTCATTTTTACCATAATAGCAGTGGCAGGGATTTTGCTGATAACTGCTGTAGGATATAAGATGGCCAAGGAAATCGTTGAGAAGGAAAGTATCATAGAGCCAGCAATTGGAGAGCCAAAGCCTATTGAAGGAATAGATGTGAAGCCATATCTTCTGATTCAGATAAGTATTTTAGCTCTCAGCCTTGGATTCTTAGCATTCAGCTGGAATAAGCTCCCTGATACAGTTGCAATTCACTTCAACATAGCAGGCGAACCTGACAACTTCGCCCAGAAGACACTCGGAGTCTTTCTGTTTCCTTTGGCAATGTCTCTGCTTCCAATTGCTCTTACCTACTTGGCCAAAGACCCCATGATAATAAGAGTAGCTCCAAAAACAAGCAAAAAAGCACTGAAAGTCTTTGCTGAAATGATGACACTTGTTGAAGTGATGCTGGTGTGGGCAAATGTCTACATAATCCTATACAACGCATACGGCTTTCACTCGAATACATTACTCTCCACAACTATTTTTAGTGGAATCGCACTATTGTTTATTGAAACTTTCAGACTGCTACTTGCTGCTGGAACTCTCGAACAGGAAAAATAA
- a CDS encoding nitrilase, with protein sequence MKVGFIQMEPKLLDLNANLSKAEKLLKEAARQEAQLVVLPELFDTGYNFKSKEEVEEIAQQIPDGETTQFLIEQAKEHEMFIVAGTAEKDEKGKLYNSAVLVGPIGWGYIGKYRKIHLFYREKLFFEPGNLGFHVFNIGMAKVGIMICFDWFFPEAMRTLALKGADIVAHPANLVMPYAPRAMPIRSLENRVFSITANRIGEERGLKFIGMSQINSPKAEILLRASEDKEEVGVVDINIEEARNKKINDYNDIFKDRRPKYYFV encoded by the coding sequence ATGAAAGTAGGGTTTATTCAAATGGAACCTAAACTTTTAGATCTAAACGCTAATTTAAGCAAAGCTGAGAAGCTTCTAAAAGAAGCAGCAAGGCAAGAGGCTCAGTTGGTTGTTCTTCCTGAACTCTTTGACACTGGTTACAACTTTAAAAGTAAGGAAGAAGTGGAAGAAATTGCACAACAAATACCTGATGGAGAGACGACACAGTTCTTAATTGAGCAGGCAAAAGAGCATGAAATGTTTATTGTTGCGGGGACTGCGGAAAAAGATGAAAAAGGTAAACTTTACAATTCTGCTGTTCTCGTAGGACCAATTGGGTGGGGATACATAGGGAAATACCGCAAGATCCACCTATTCTACAGAGAAAAGCTGTTCTTTGAGCCAGGAAATTTGGGATTCCATGTATTCAACATAGGAATGGCAAAAGTAGGTATAATGATTTGCTTTGACTGGTTCTTCCCAGAAGCTATGCGAACTTTAGCGTTAAAAGGTGCCGACATAGTTGCTCATCCAGCGAATCTTGTGATGCCTTATGCTCCAAGGGCAATGCCGATTAGGAGCTTAGAAAACAGAGTTTTTTCAATTACAGCTAACAGGATCGGAGAAGAGAGAGGGCTCAAGTTCATTGGAATGAGCCAAATCAATTCGCCAAAGGCTGAGATCTTGCTTAGAGCTAGCGAAGACAAAGAAGAAGTGGGAGTTGTGGATATAAACATAGAAGAAGCAAGGAATAAAAAAATAAATGACTACAACGATATTTTCAAGGACAGACGGCCTAAGTATTATTTTGTCTAA
- a CDS encoding COG1361 family protein, with product MRKIVILFTLFLLFSIPVSAQNEGKIFVWLKIGESATIGTYTIKVVDIDKDFTRVLIQVYRYGMLYRMGTISLNEGLMVDDIQIYLQDSFKSEIYPAVLLEIDVPYFKAGETLVLKNKQIEVIKANESYAELNLGYTNVTLSKERTYYRDKNFEIKLNPLDYLFREYIYKDQSGDIIYKGISNGKALLVVKNETYELSKGEKIYVDDVTLLTLLEFDENRALVRLDLVNATYLTIKELPYFEGFIAEHEKVRLSKLYELEVSDFIDENQVEVTLYKAGNIVEKKVLSSDNPYMVYYPLAIKFKYGFEGVENNLAYFVVFADEEALKKEEANLTIPILDIKVNLPEEVHLGENVPLNLAVKNVGDAPAKNLEILIFTDDMKHKKFEPLFSPNATITDNSTITIEKKNQTITIEVLYDYNGEAYRRIIRHRFKVLEPEITFSAKLNTPDNATLGVPFNITIAYKANTSYPGSFILTITGEGVTYLSSPTMITESPSEGTFTVEIVPVKTGNLTLKLESSFPKKQLLDTAMISVYQSKKVQIVEKIVEKYINCENITQNITTPVTPTIQCPNETKIVYAPVEKIVEKEVLPIDKASLIAIISLLLGIVIGSLLLGEKLKNILERA from the coding sequence GTGAGAAAAATCGTGATTCTCTTCACATTATTCTTGTTATTCTCTATTCCAGTGAGTGCCCAAAACGAGGGCAAAATTTTTGTATGGCTTAAAATTGGAGAAAGCGCTACTATTGGTACTTATACCATAAAAGTTGTTGATATTGACAAAGATTTTACAAGAGTTCTGATTCAAGTATATAGATATGGTATGCTTTACAGAATGGGAACAATTTCTCTCAATGAAGGGCTGATGGTTGATGATATCCAAATCTATTTGCAAGACTCGTTTAAGTCTGAGATTTATCCAGCAGTTCTTCTTGAGATTGATGTTCCATATTTCAAAGCTGGAGAAACTCTAGTTCTCAAGAACAAGCAGATTGAAGTTATTAAAGCTAATGAAAGTTATGCAGAGCTTAATTTAGGATACACGAATGTAACTCTTTCCAAAGAGAGAACATACTACAGGGACAAAAACTTTGAAATAAAGCTGAATCCCCTCGATTATCTGTTCAGAGAGTACATATACAAAGACCAAAGCGGAGATATTATATACAAAGGTATTAGCAATGGAAAAGCTCTTCTAGTCGTTAAGAACGAAACATACGAGCTTTCTAAAGGCGAAAAAATATATGTAGATGACGTAACGTTATTAACTTTGCTTGAATTTGATGAAAATCGTGCATTAGTTCGTTTGGATTTAGTAAATGCAACGTATTTAACAATTAAGGAACTGCCCTATTTTGAAGGATTTATTGCTGAACATGAGAAGGTCAGACTCTCAAAGCTCTATGAACTTGAAGTTTCAGACTTCATTGATGAGAACCAAGTTGAAGTAACTCTTTACAAAGCGGGAAACATAGTTGAGAAAAAAGTTTTAAGCTCTGATAATCCCTATATGGTATACTACCCATTAGCAATAAAGTTCAAATACGGATTTGAAGGTGTTGAAAATAATCTTGCATATTTTGTTGTATTTGCAGACGAAGAAGCTTTGAAAAAAGAAGAAGCAAACCTTACAATCCCGATATTAGACATCAAAGTCAATCTTCCAGAGGAAGTTCATCTTGGAGAGAATGTACCGCTCAACTTAGCTGTAAAGAATGTCGGAGATGCTCCTGCTAAAAACCTGGAGATATTGATATTCACAGATGATATGAAACATAAGAAGTTTGAGCCCCTATTTTCTCCAAACGCCACTATTACTGACAACTCCACGATCACAATTGAAAAGAAAAACCAGACTATAACAATTGAAGTTCTCTACGACTATAATGGAGAAGCATACCGCAGGATTATTAGGCACAGATTTAAGGTCTTAGAACCCGAGATTACTTTTTCTGCAAAACTTAATACTCCAGATAACGCAACGTTGGGAGTTCCATTTAACATCACGATAGCCTATAAAGCGAATACAAGTTATCCAGGCTCTTTCATTTTGACAATAACGGGAGAAGGAGTTACTTATTTATCATCTCCGACAATGATAACAGAGAGTCCCTCAGAAGGGACTTTTACAGTAGAAATAGTTCCAGTAAAAACTGGAAACCTAACATTGAAGCTTGAGAGCTCATTTCCAAAGAAACAGCTCCTCGATACTGCTATGATTTCCGTTTACCAATCTAAAAAAGTTCAGATAGTCGAAAAAATTGTTGAAAAATACATAAACTGTGAAAACATAACTCAGAACATCACAACACCAGTTACACCCACAATCCAGTGTCCAAATGAGACAAAGATCGTTTATGCACCAGTAGAAAAAATAGTTGAAAAGGAAGTGCTTCCAATTGATAAAGCAAGCCTAATAGCGATAATCTCACTCCTTTTGGGCATTGTTATTGGCTCATTGCTTTTAGGGGAAAAGCTTAAAAATATACTTGAGAGAGCTTAG
- a CDS encoding metallophosphoesterase, translating to MDVERIFENLSIELETSRGKVLMFADPHIAFELSRGLRIRTKFEKKLAEFVKLKNPDVVIILGDVKEPLGINTFTRKLLIEFFSELRDFEIIITRGNHDGKIEEALRNFENVKVVGYHVIDNLLFLHGHQNLPDIKFEKAFLGHIHPAITIKFGSIAKKVKCFLRIENFLILPTINPHIEGFNVKEGIRMIPFLKNSKEGNVYLPDGTYIGRINFI from the coding sequence TTGGATGTTGAAAGAATCTTTGAGAATCTTTCTATTGAACTTGAAACATCAAGAGGAAAAGTTTTGATGTTTGCTGACCCACACATAGCTTTTGAACTTTCAAGGGGATTAAGGATAAGAACAAAATTTGAAAAAAAGCTTGCTGAGTTTGTAAAGCTCAAAAATCCTGATGTTGTAATAATTTTAGGCGACGTCAAAGAACCTCTTGGAATCAATACCTTTACAAGAAAGCTTCTCATAGAGTTCTTCTCTGAGCTTAGAGACTTTGAGATAATAATAACAAGAGGAAATCATGATGGAAAAATTGAAGAAGCTTTGAGGAATTTTGAAAACGTTAAAGTAGTTGGATATCACGTAATAGATAATCTCCTTTTCCTTCACGGCCATCAAAATCTCCCAGATATAAAATTTGAAAAAGCTTTTCTCGGACACATTCATCCAGCAATTACAATAAAATTTGGGAGTATTGCAAAAAAAGTAAAATGTTTTTTGAGAATCGAAAATTTCCTAATTCTCCCTACGATAAACCCCCACATAGAGGGATTTAACGTAAAAGAAGGAATTAGGATGATCCCATTCTTGAAAAATAGTAAAGAAGGAAATGTATATTTACCGGATGGAACCTACATTGGTAGAATAAATTTCATTTAG
- a CDS encoding transcriptional regulator, with amino-acid sequence MSEIHEKLESLLRSLGVKKTEIRIYRLLLEKKVPMRITEIQRELGISERSVREHVLNLYRKGLLKRELIQKGWLGYVYTATSPTELLEKLKENIVKKINELEKELKEKEKEI; translated from the coding sequence ATGAGTGAAATACATGAAAAGCTTGAAAGCTTGTTAAGGTCATTGGGTGTTAAAAAAACTGAAATCAGAATTTATCGATTACTTCTGGAGAAAAAAGTCCCCATGAGAATTACAGAGATTCAAAGAGAGTTAGGCATAAGCGAGAGAAGTGTGAGAGAACATGTACTGAACTTATACAGAAAAGGACTCCTGAAGAGAGAGCTAATCCAGAAAGGATGGCTTGGTTACGTTTACACTGCAACATCACCAACAGAACTCCTTGAAAAGCTGAAAGAGAACATTGTTAAAAAAATAAACGAGCTAGAAAAAGAATTGAAAGAGAAGGAGAAGGAAATCTAA
- a CDS encoding DUF4910 domain-containing protein gives MREFLKEAKINVDEILRHIMNISQFHRIQGSKEIVDAAEYILGELKKAGIDAQLLEDVYDGETWHLTLRSPIAWDLIYGEIEIFDQKFTTKEIPLVVMAHSPSGEAEGEIIYIEREEDWEKAEGKIVLIDKKWKKNYERANKNGAIGFIAYRKGTGKAFPYMGLFLSKKDLEWAKIPAVAVSEGIANKIIGKLKKGESVKAKIKVQAEIKDKQILPMVYAKIGKPPYILFTAHICHPKPGANDNASGSAMLIELAKVLKEKYIEDFRFGFAFLWIPEYHGTQAFIEKFAELENYYVVINLDMVGGSEDRSSSTIMIVRTPLSRFSIVSGLLEYYLNLANSQGESFGGEGMPKLKVKSYSYQMGSDHDIFNFFGVPGVMPITWPDKFYHSSEDSIEKISKDSLEVIGKAVLATALALAKAEKEEFQRFARGYAMKYLGELSMDREIEVAEKLVMKGLARDGKFLGIDIGHDFEFEAWIKWKKKGLVSVRTIREFDEKAAEELEKFMENKKFSIHLHELLMLGEILPEEEAFKALEEEFGKIDKEKLNEAFKILKKVGFVSY, from the coding sequence ATGAGGGAGTTTCTTAAAGAAGCAAAAATAAATGTGGACGAAATTTTAAGACATATAATGAATATATCCCAGTTCCACAGAATTCAAGGTTCAAAAGAAATTGTTGATGCGGCGGAGTATATTCTCGGAGAGCTCAAAAAAGCTGGAATTGACGCTCAGCTTTTGGAAGATGTCTATGATGGAGAAACTTGGCATCTAACATTGAGATCTCCAATTGCATGGGACTTAATTTATGGTGAAATTGAGATTTTTGACCAAAAATTTACAACTAAGGAAATTCCTCTCGTTGTAATGGCACATTCTCCAAGCGGAGAAGCTGAAGGAGAGATAATTTACATTGAAAGAGAAGAGGACTGGGAGAAAGCAGAGGGAAAAATAGTCTTAATTGACAAGAAATGGAAGAAAAATTATGAAAGAGCTAACAAAAACGGTGCCATTGGTTTTATAGCCTATCGCAAAGGAACAGGCAAAGCTTTTCCCTATATGGGATTGTTTCTTTCAAAGAAGGATTTAGAGTGGGCAAAGATTCCAGCGGTTGCTGTGAGTGAAGGGATTGCGAATAAAATAATTGGTAAGTTAAAGAAGGGAGAGAGCGTAAAAGCTAAAATAAAAGTTCAAGCAGAGATCAAGGATAAACAGATTTTACCAATGGTTTATGCAAAAATTGGAAAGCCACCGTATATTCTCTTCACAGCTCACATCTGTCATCCAAAGCCAGGGGCAAATGACAACGCAAGCGGTTCAGCAATGCTCATAGAGCTGGCAAAGGTATTGAAAGAAAAATACATAGAAGATTTCAGATTTGGCTTTGCATTCTTATGGATTCCCGAATATCATGGGACACAAGCATTCATTGAAAAGTTCGCTGAGCTTGAGAACTATTATGTGGTGATAAACCTCGATATGGTTGGTGGAAGTGAAGATCGCTCCTCTTCAACCATAATGATTGTAAGGACACCACTATCAAGGTTCTCAATTGTAAGTGGGCTTTTGGAGTACTACCTCAATCTGGCGAACTCACAAGGTGAGAGCTTTGGTGGCGAGGGAATGCCCAAGCTGAAAGTTAAAAGCTACTCTTATCAGATGGGAAGCGACCACGACATCTTCAACTTCTTTGGAGTTCCTGGAGTTATGCCAATAACTTGGCCTGACAAGTTTTATCACTCAAGCGAGGACAGCATAGAAAAGATAAGCAAAGACTCCCTCGAAGTAATTGGAAAAGCAGTTTTAGCCACTGCATTAGCGCTAGCGAAAGCTGAGAAAGAGGAGTTCCAGAGGTTTGCAAGAGGATATGCGATGAAGTACCTTGGAGAACTTAGCATGGATAGAGAAATTGAGGTTGCGGAAAAGCTTGTTATGAAAGGTCTTGCGAGGGATGGAAAGTTCTTGGGAATTGACATAGGTCATGATTTTGAATTTGAGGCTTGGATAAAGTGGAAGAAAAAAGGCTTAGTCTCAGTTAGAACAATTAGGGAGTTTGATGAAAAGGCAGCAGAAGAGCTTGAGAAGTTTATGGAAAACAAAAAGTTCTCAATCCATCTGCATGAGCTTCTAATGTTGGGAGAAATCTTACCAGAGGAAGAGGCGTTTAAAGCTCTAGAAGAGGAATTTGGAAAAATTGACAAAGAAAAGCTCAATGAAGCTTTCAAAATTTTGAAAAAGGTGGGATTCGTTAGTTATTAG
- a CDS encoding glycosyltransferase, producing MISIIVPTYNERENLEELVSRISKALKGYEFEIIIVDDDSPDKTWEKAQELAQKYPVRVIRRTEEKGLSSAVIRGFKEAKGDIFVVMDADLQHPPEVIPRLIEAIESGADIAIGSRYVKGGKVENWYWWRKLISKGAIMIGRVALPKIRNIKDPVSGFFALRREVVENVELNPVGFKILLEVLIKGKYSKVVEVPYTFGLRKSGESKLSQKQIFNYLRHLYRLMKWEGEIDRLIKFSIVGMSGIVVNQFFLWLFANILGGGITNLMLANILATELAILNNFTWNDLWTFKDLKNKPIYKRLFSFHLAALTGAVVQWVIFGALVYLGMHYLIANLIGIGFSFIVRFLVNRHITWG from the coding sequence ATGATCTCAATTATAGTACCAACGTACAACGAGCGGGAAAATCTTGAGGAGCTCGTGAGTAGAATAAGCAAAGCATTGAAAGGTTATGAGTTTGAAATTATAATCGTTGATGATGATTCTCCAGATAAAACGTGGGAAAAAGCACAGGAATTAGCGCAAAAATACCCAGTTAGAGTGATTAGAAGGACAGAGGAGAAAGGATTGTCTTCTGCCGTGATTAGGGGGTTTAAAGAGGCTAAGGGCGATATTTTTGTTGTTATGGATGCTGATTTGCAGCATCCTCCGGAGGTAATTCCAAGGCTCATTGAGGCAATTGAGAGTGGAGCTGACATTGCAATTGGTTCCCGCTATGTAAAGGGTGGAAAGGTTGAGAACTGGTACTGGTGGAGGAAGTTAATCTCAAAAGGTGCAATAATGATCGGTCGTGTTGCGTTGCCAAAAATTAGGAACATAAAAGACCCGGTGAGTGGATTCTTTGCCCTCAGAAGAGAGGTTGTTGAAAATGTTGAGCTGAACCCAGTGGGCTTTAAAATTCTCCTTGAGGTTCTCATAAAGGGGAAATACAGCAAGGTCGTTGAGGTTCCGTACACATTTGGCTTAAGAAAGAGTGGGGAGAGTAAGTTGAGCCAAAAGCAGATTTTCAACTATTTGAGGCATCTCTATCGTTTAATGAAGTGGGAGGGCGAGATTGACCGTTTGATTAAGTTTTCAATTGTGGGAATGAGTGGAATAGTTGTAAATCAGTTTTTCTTGTGGCTTTTTGCAAATATTCTCGGTGGAGGTATTACTAATTTAATGCTTGCTAACATTCTTGCGACTGAGCTTGCGATTCTTAACAATTTCACATGGAATGATTTGTGGACGTTTAAAGATTTGAAGAACAAACCTATTTACAAGAGGCTCTTCAGCTTCCACTTGGCCGCTTTAACTGGAGCTGTTGTCCAGTGGGTAATATTTGGAGCCCTTGTTTATCTTGGCATGCATTATCTAATAGCGAACTTAATCGGAATTGGGTTTTCGTTCATCGTTAGGTTCTTAGTTAACAGACATATTACTTGGGGCTAA